One Podarcis muralis chromosome Z, rPodMur119.hap1.1, whole genome shotgun sequence DNA segment encodes these proteins:
- the EXOSC2 gene encoding exosome complex component RRP4 isoform X2 yields MAEAAAVAPAPATSVEVRLPVPRPRLAQSFSREAGERDKDLVAPGDTITTDPGYMRGHGTYLGGEKLIASVAGVVDRVNKLICVKALKTRYNGEVGDIVVGRITEVQQKRWKVETNSRLDSVLLLSSMNLPGGELRRRSAEDELAMRDYLQEGDLISAEVQAVFSDGAVSLHTRSLKYGKLGQGVLVQVSPSLVKRQKTHFHDLTCGASVILGNNGFIWIYPTPKQKNEEAGGFITNLEPVPLSDREVISRLRNCVVALAEQKQMLYDTSILYCYEASLSHEQIKDLLKPEVMEKIVLETRQRLLELEG; encoded by the exons ATGGCGGAAGCTGCAGCAGTAGCACCGGCCCCGGCGACATCCGTGGAAGTGCGGCTCCCGGTTCCCCGCCCTCGCCTGGCTCAGAGCTTCTCCCGCGAGGCGGGCGAGCGGGACAAGGACCTGGTGGCCCCGGGGGACACCATCACCACCGACCCAGGATACATGAG AGGCCATGGGACATACCTGGGAGGCGAGAAGCTCATTGCCTCTGTGGCTGGTGTTGTGGACAGGGTGAACAAGCTGATCTGTGTGAAAGCTTTGAAAACAAG ATACAATGGCGAAGTTGGTGATATTGTGGTTGGACGAATCACAGAG gtTCAGCAGAAACGGTGGAAAGTCGAGACCAATTCCAGGCTGGATTCTGTCTTGCTTCTTTCATCCATGAATCTTCCAGGAGGGGAGCTG AGGCGGAGATCAGCAGAGGATGAACTGGCAATGCGAGATTACCTGCAGGAAGGGGACCTTATCAGT GCAGAAGTCCAAGCGGTGTTCTCTGATGGGGCTGTATCGCTGCACACACGGAGTCTGAAATACGGAAAG CTTGGCCAAGGTGTGCTCGTCCAGGTGTCCCCTTCCCTTGTGAAGCGGCAGAAGACCCATTTCCATGACTTGACTTGTGGGGCTTCTGTTATCCTTGGCAACAATGGCTTCATCTGGATCTACCCAACACCCAAACAGAAGAATGAGGAGGCTGGGGGATTCATCACCAACCTGGAG CCAGTGCCCTTGTCTGACCGTGAAGTGATTTCCCGACTCCGGAACTGCGTTGTGGCTCTGGCAGAGCAGAAACAGATGCTCTATGACACCAGCATCCTCTACTGCTACGAGGCCTCCCTTTCTCATGAG cagatcaAGGACCTTCTCAAGCCAGAGGTGATGGAGAAGATTGTGCTGGAGACACGTCAGAGACTGCTGGAACTGGAGGGGTGA
- the EXOSC2 gene encoding exosome complex component RRP4 isoform X3 produces the protein MAEAAAVAPAPATSVEVRLPVPRPRLAQSFSREAGERDKDLVAPGDTITTDPGYMRGHGTYLGGEKLIASVAGVVDRVNKLICVKALKTRYNGEVGDIVVGRITEVQQKRWKVETNSRLDSVLLLSSMNLPGGELRRRSAEDELAMRDYLQEGDLISAEVQAVFSDGAVSLHTRSLKYGKLGQGVLVQVSPSLVKRQKTHFHDLTCGASVILGNNGFIWIYPTPKQKNEEAGGFITNLEPVPLSDREVISRLRNCVVALAEQKQMLYDTSILYCYEASLSHEIKDLLKPEVMEKIVLETRQRLLELEG, from the exons ATGGCGGAAGCTGCAGCAGTAGCACCGGCCCCGGCGACATCCGTGGAAGTGCGGCTCCCGGTTCCCCGCCCTCGCCTGGCTCAGAGCTTCTCCCGCGAGGCGGGCGAGCGGGACAAGGACCTGGTGGCCCCGGGGGACACCATCACCACCGACCCAGGATACATGAG AGGCCATGGGACATACCTGGGAGGCGAGAAGCTCATTGCCTCTGTGGCTGGTGTTGTGGACAGGGTGAACAAGCTGATCTGTGTGAAAGCTTTGAAAACAAG ATACAATGGCGAAGTTGGTGATATTGTGGTTGGACGAATCACAGAG gtTCAGCAGAAACGGTGGAAAGTCGAGACCAATTCCAGGCTGGATTCTGTCTTGCTTCTTTCATCCATGAATCTTCCAGGAGGGGAGCTG AGGCGGAGATCAGCAGAGGATGAACTGGCAATGCGAGATTACCTGCAGGAAGGGGACCTTATCAGT GCAGAAGTCCAAGCGGTGTTCTCTGATGGGGCTGTATCGCTGCACACACGGAGTCTGAAATACGGAAAG CTTGGCCAAGGTGTGCTCGTCCAGGTGTCCCCTTCCCTTGTGAAGCGGCAGAAGACCCATTTCCATGACTTGACTTGTGGGGCTTCTGTTATCCTTGGCAACAATGGCTTCATCTGGATCTACCCAACACCCAAACAGAAGAATGAGGAGGCTGGGGGATTCATCACCAACCTGGAG CCAGTGCCCTTGTCTGACCGTGAAGTGATTTCCCGACTCCGGAACTGCGTTGTGGCTCTGGCAGAGCAGAAACAGATGCTCTATGACACCAGCATCCTCTACTGCTACGAGGCCTCCCTTTCTCATGAG atcaAGGACCTTCTCAAGCCAGAGGTGATGGAGAAGATTGTGCTGGAGACACGTCAGAGACTGCTGGAACTGGAGGGGTGA
- the EXOSC2 gene encoding exosome complex component RRP4 isoform X1, translating to MSLPLHVSVPGVKTAESEAAFQEIARPRASSQDGGSCSSSTGPGDIRGSAAPGSPPSPGSELLPRGGRAGQGPGGPGGHHHHRPRIHEVKGRRAGRLLLMEAPTGHGTYLGGEKLIASVAGVVDRVNKLICVKALKTRYNGEVGDIVVGRITEVQQKRWKVETNSRLDSVLLLSSMNLPGGELRRRSAEDELAMRDYLQEGDLISAEVQAVFSDGAVSLHTRSLKYGKLGQGVLVQVSPSLVKRQKTHFHDLTCGASVILGNNGFIWIYPTPKQKNEEAGGFITNLEPVPLSDREVISRLRNCVVALAEQKQMLYDTSILYCYEASLSHEIKDLLKPEVMEKIVLETRQRLLELEG from the exons ATGTCGCTCCCGCTCCACGTGAGCGTGCCAGGAGTTAAAACGGCGGAATCGGAGGCAGCGTTTCAGGAAATCGCGCGACCGCGTGCCAGCAGTCAAGATGGCGGAAGCTGCAGCAGTAGCACCGGCCCCGGCGACATCCGTGGAAGTGCGGCTCCCGGTTCCCCGCCCTCGCCTGGCTCAGAGCTTCTCCCGCGAGGCGGGCGAGCGGGACAAGGACCTGGTGGCCCCGGGGGACACCATCACCACCGACCCAGGATACATGAGGTGAAGGGAAGGCGGGCAGGCAGGCTCCTTCTCATGGAAGCACCCAC AGGCCATGGGACATACCTGGGAGGCGAGAAGCTCATTGCCTCTGTGGCTGGTGTTGTGGACAGGGTGAACAAGCTGATCTGTGTGAAAGCTTTGAAAACAAG ATACAATGGCGAAGTTGGTGATATTGTGGTTGGACGAATCACAGAG gtTCAGCAGAAACGGTGGAAAGTCGAGACCAATTCCAGGCTGGATTCTGTCTTGCTTCTTTCATCCATGAATCTTCCAGGAGGGGAGCTG AGGCGGAGATCAGCAGAGGATGAACTGGCAATGCGAGATTACCTGCAGGAAGGGGACCTTATCAGT GCAGAAGTCCAAGCGGTGTTCTCTGATGGGGCTGTATCGCTGCACACACGGAGTCTGAAATACGGAAAG CTTGGCCAAGGTGTGCTCGTCCAGGTGTCCCCTTCCCTTGTGAAGCGGCAGAAGACCCATTTCCATGACTTGACTTGTGGGGCTTCTGTTATCCTTGGCAACAATGGCTTCATCTGGATCTACCCAACACCCAAACAGAAGAATGAGGAGGCTGGGGGATTCATCACCAACCTGGAG CCAGTGCCCTTGTCTGACCGTGAAGTGATTTCCCGACTCCGGAACTGCGTTGTGGCTCTGGCAGAGCAGAAACAGATGCTCTATGACACCAGCATCCTCTACTGCTACGAGGCCTCCCTTTCTCATGAG atcaAGGACCTTCTCAAGCCAGAGGTGATGGAGAAGATTGTGCTGGAGACACGTCAGAGACTGCTGGAACTGGAGGGGTGA